Proteins from a single region of bacterium:
- the nth gene encoding endonuclease III — MPSRRSRPAAAAQAPRRPVTRLPLDVSDEMPAARATRARAIARALARTYPDAWCELDYDGPWQLVVATILSAQCTDKMVNQVTPGLFRAYPTPEALAAAPPARVEELIHRAGFFRQKTKSIQAVARAVAGEYGGKVPDDMAALTALPGIGRKTANVVLGTAFGHPAIFVDTHVNRLSNRLGLTVRDDPVKIERDLQALLPKREWTHFAHRLIHHGRRVCAARKPRCSACSLSRWCPRIGVTTSS; from the coding sequence ATGCCATCCCGACGTTCGCGTCCTGCCGCAGCTGCACAAGCTCCTCGGCGTCCTGTGACGCGCTTGCCGCTCGACGTCTCGGACGAGATGCCGGCGGCGCGCGCCACCCGCGCCCGAGCCATCGCCCGCGCGCTCGCCCGGACCTATCCCGACGCCTGGTGCGAGCTCGACTACGACGGCCCGTGGCAGCTCGTGGTGGCGACCATCCTGTCGGCGCAGTGCACCGACAAGATGGTGAACCAGGTCACGCCGGGCCTGTTCCGGGCTTACCCGACCCCCGAGGCCCTGGCCGCGGCGCCGCCGGCACGGGTCGAGGAGCTGATCCACCGCGCCGGCTTCTTCCGGCAGAAGACCAAGTCGATCCAGGCCGTCGCCCGCGCCGTCGCCGGCGAGTACGGCGGCAAGGTCCCCGACGACATGGCCGCGCTCACCGCGCTGCCGGGGATCGGTCGCAAGACCGCCAACGTAGTCCTCGGAACTGCTTTCGGTCACCCGGCCATCTTCGTGGATACGCACGTGAATCGCCTTTCGAACCGGCTCGGCCTGACGGTCCGGGACGACCCCGTGAAGATCGAGCGTGATCTGCAGGCGCTGCTCCCGAAGAGGGAGTGGACGCACTTCGCCCATCGCCTGATCCACCACGGCCGCCGGGTGTGCGCCGCCCGCAAGCCGCGCTGCAGCGCCTGCTCGCTCAGCCGGTGGTGCCCCCGCATCGGGGTCACGACGTCATCCTGA
- a CDS encoding homoserine kinase: MAVYTVIDRGALNDLIEDYGLAKLLGFSGIPFGSVNSNYLLETPRGKHLLRIDEVKGELDVKRELDLLIFLRKHNFPCPQPVADRKGRWYREVGGKCYSVYRWADGNVATVQRLTPTRLEIVGRHLADLHTIGKSYKKGIDNRFSYERISDLYAEVRDRLPTYFRKIVRTLDDEVDYLQHYLENKLPKGVIHGDLFPDNLLFKGDKLIAMIDFEAACRGKFVFDLATAVNALCFDGETYDLRRFEALIMGYESLRPLSLAEWDAFPNELRLSALRFTVTRLRDFFLQPIDGNGQQRLDKDFREFYERLRVLRREREGGMEGLLMAMATGYDYRKYQRVKALEKKGSK; encoded by the coding sequence ATGGCCGTCTACACCGTGATCGACCGCGGCGCGCTGAACGACCTGATCGAGGACTATGGACTGGCGAAGCTCCTCGGCTTCTCCGGCATCCCCTTCGGGTCGGTCAACAGCAACTACCTGCTCGAGACTCCGCGCGGTAAGCATCTGCTGCGGATCGACGAGGTGAAGGGCGAGCTCGACGTGAAGCGCGAGCTCGACCTCCTGATCTTCCTGCGCAAGCACAACTTCCCATGCCCGCAGCCCGTCGCCGACCGGAAGGGGCGCTGGTACCGCGAGGTCGGGGGCAAGTGCTACTCGGTGTACCGCTGGGCCGACGGCAACGTCGCGACCGTGCAGCGGCTCACGCCGACGCGCCTCGAGATCGTCGGGCGCCATCTCGCCGACCTCCACACCATCGGCAAGAGCTACAAGAAGGGCATCGACAACCGCTTCAGCTACGAGCGCATCTCCGATCTCTACGCCGAGGTGCGCGACCGCCTACCCACGTACTTCCGGAAGATCGTCCGAACCCTCGACGACGAGGTCGACTACCTCCAGCACTACCTGGAGAACAAGCTTCCGAAAGGCGTCATCCACGGCGACCTCTTTCCCGACAACCTCCTGTTCAAGGGCGACAAGCTGATCGCCATGATCGACTTCGAGGCGGCGTGTCGGGGCAAGTTCGTCTTCGACCTCGCCACCGCGGTGAACGCGCTCTGCTTCGACGGCGAGACCTACGACCTGCGCCGATTCGAGGCGCTCATCATGGGCTACGAGTCCCTGCGGCCGCTCTCCCTGGCCGAGTGGGACGCGTTCCCGAACGAGCTGCGGCTTTCGGCGCTCCGCTTCACGGTCACGCGCCTGCGCGACTTCTTCCTCCAGCCCATCGACGGCAACGGCCAGCAGCGTCTCGACAAGGACTTCCGCGAGTTCTACGAGCGGCTGCGTGTGCTGCGTCGCGAGCGCGAGGGCGGGATGGAAGGCCTCCTCATGGCCATGGCCACGGGGTACGACTACCGGAAGTACCAGCGGGTCAAGGCGCTCGAGAAGAAGGGCTCCAAGTAG
- a CDS encoding methylenetetrahydrofolate reductase — protein sequence MKIVDLFGRGRPLISFEFYPPKTPEGEVALMKTIEALRPLEPAFVSITRTGGSDRAVSVELAARVRALGIEAAAHVTAIEATRDELARHFELMLARGIENAVTIRGDVPPDPSFRRPAGGFRYAVDMVRFVRERGWPICLLGGGHPEGHPECRDLELSVEHLREKVDAGLDVVVTQLFYDNHDYFAFVERARRAGIRVPLVPGIMPITNVAQIRRITQLSGNAIPAELEARMRAVQDEPEAARRLGIEWATRQCTELLRGGAPGIHFYTLNQSPATRAIFENLRREGLVGA from the coding sequence GTGAAGATCGTCGACCTCTTCGGCCGCGGGCGGCCGCTCATCTCGTTCGAGTTCTACCCGCCCAAGACGCCGGAGGGCGAGGTCGCCTTGATGAAGACCATCGAGGCGCTGCGCCCCCTCGAGCCGGCCTTCGTGTCGATCACGCGCACGGGCGGCTCCGACCGGGCGGTCTCCGTCGAGCTGGCGGCGCGCGTGCGCGCGCTGGGCATCGAGGCGGCGGCGCACGTCACCGCCATCGAAGCGACGCGCGACGAGCTCGCCCGTCACTTCGAGCTCATGCTCGCGCGCGGCATCGAGAACGCCGTCACGATCCGCGGCGACGTGCCGCCCGATCCGAGCTTCCGCCGGCCCGCCGGCGGCTTCCGCTACGCGGTCGACATGGTGCGCTTCGTGCGCGAACGCGGCTGGCCGATCTGCCTCCTCGGCGGAGGGCATCCGGAAGGCCATCCCGAATGTCGCGACCTCGAGCTGAGCGTCGAGCACCTGCGCGAGAAGGTCGATGCCGGGCTCGACGTCGTCGTGACGCAGCTCTTCTACGACAACCACGACTACTTCGCCTTCGTGGAGCGGGCGCGCCGCGCCGGCATCCGCGTGCCGCTCGTGCCCGGCATCATGCCGATCACCAACGTCGCCCAGATCCGCCGCATCACGCAGCTCTCGGGCAACGCCATCCCCGCCGAGCTCGAGGCGCGCATGCGGGCGGTCCAGGACGAGCCCGAGGCGGCACGCCGGCTCGGCATCGAGTGGGCCACGCGGCAATGCACGGAGCTGCTCCGCGGCGGGGCGCCCGGCATCCACTTCTACACGCTCAACCAGTCGCCGGCGACGCGGGCCATCTTCGAGAACCTGCGCCGGGAGGGCCTGGTCGGGGCGTGA
- the folE gene encoding GTP cyclohydrolase I FolE: MPDQAVIEKHVAALLRVLDPEPDREGLVRTPERVARAFAHLTRGYEQDPRGIINGALFTEEYSEMIVVRDIDFYSLCEHHILPFYGKANVAYIPRNKIVGISKIARLVEVFARRLQVQERLTTQVASTIQEVLDPLGVGVVLEAEHLCMRMRGVEKQNSSVVTSAMLGAFQTASKTREEFMTLIARR, encoded by the coding sequence ATGCCCGACCAGGCCGTCATCGAGAAGCACGTCGCAGCGCTTCTGCGCGTGCTCGATCCGGAGCCCGACCGCGAGGGGCTCGTGCGCACGCCCGAGCGCGTCGCGCGGGCGTTCGCCCACCTCACCCGGGGTTACGAGCAGGATCCGCGCGGCATCATCAACGGCGCGCTCTTCACCGAAGAGTACTCGGAGATGATCGTCGTGCGCGACATCGACTTCTACTCGCTCTGTGAGCATCACATCCTGCCGTTCTACGGCAAGGCGAACGTCGCCTACATCCCGCGCAACAAGATCGTCGGCATCAGCAAGATCGCGCGCCTGGTCGAGGTCTTCGCGCGCCGGCTCCAGGTGCAGGAGCGGCTGACGACGCAGGTCGCCAGCACCATCCAGGAGGTCCTCGACCCGCTCGGCGTGGGCGTCGTGCTCGAGGCCGAGCACCTCTGCATGCGCATGCGCGGCGTCGAGAAGCAGAACTCCAGCGTGGTGACGAGCGCGATGCTCGGCGCGTTCCAGACCGCGTCGAAGACGCGCGAGGAGTTCATGACGCTGATCGCGCGGCGCTGA